CTCCTCTTGAAACGGGATAATCAGAGGGCGACAGAGAGGGATGCCTTTGGGCGcgaaggtggaggggggagggaggggcaacCGAGAGATGGACACGGGGCAGGGGCAGGCAGTGCTCCATGGCGGCAGGAAGATGCGCTTCGCTGGTGCGGCCACCTCTGCGGCGAAGCGCAGAGCCGCAAAATAAAACACAGTAGCGGCTACCGGTGCGACACACGGAGGAAGCCTACAAGCCCTGCGGCTCCGCCCATTACGACGCAAGGGGtgcgagcagcgccgacagcaccacgtgtgcgtggcttCACGCAGAGGGAGGCGACAAACGAAAGGCGAGGAGAGGCaaaggcggccgccaccgtgcagccgaaacacgaaaaaaaaacgggaCAAGGCGGCAGGCAAACGGCGGAGAGCGAGCGGGAGAAAGGGGCACCGGCGCTGGAGCAAGCGCGCCCGCAAACGAAAAGGCGGCGCATGCACATACATAGACATCGGTAGATATATGGACACACATCCGTCTATCCATATACACGGAGACGGAGCGCTGCGCTTGTGAAGGGCAGCGCAGAAAGCGGGCAACAGCGAGAGAAACGGCCCCAAACGGTGGGCCCTATGCGATCCGAGGCAATCAGAGGACAGCAGACAGCGCACCTCAAGAGGTCAGCTGGCGAGGCAGGCGCGAAAAGGGACAAGGCCCACGGAGGGACACGCGTACTGGTCATACCAGTCAGGAAGTGCACTCCTGCTCTGCACTCTGGCCCCACGCTCCCCTCTGGATCACGTGCCACCTCAGCAACCGCCACTGCAACACGGCGTGCTCACTGCATCCACATTTCAAATCGGCGACGGGCCGTACATGCACTGGTACGGCTGTTGAGGCGCCCCGTAGTAGCTCCCTGGCGGTGACGCTTGCTGATAGTAGATGGGATGGGGTAGaggctgcgcctgctgcacatAGACGACctgcggcggaggcggaggcggctggAGATACATGACTGGCGgggcgggctgcagcgggtAGGGCTGGGCCTGCTGAACAAAGGTTGGCTGCTGGTTATAGaccggctgcagcagaggctgcggtggaggcgccACCTGCGCCTGTAGCGGAATGCCCATCGCCGGCTCGCTGGATGACGGCTTCTGGACGGAGTCAAAGTCGTCTGCACATGTCACCTTCTTCATCTCGGTAGCGGTCATTACAGGGTTTGTGACCGCAGCGGCATTGTATTCCTTAATGGAGCGCACCACCATGCTGCTTGGCTGAGGATCAACGCCAAAGTCTACCGCCAGTACTTGTAGATGAAGCTCTGGCGAAGAGAGCCCCGTGCCTGTGAGAATGACCCGTAAATCGCTCACAACGCCGCGCGTCAAGCCGTTCAAAGAGAGCGCATAGACGCCCATCAAGTCGTCTACAATGACGTTCTTGTTCCACAGCTCGAAAACGATCTGTTCGGAGTCGTAGTCGGCGACCTGGAATGTGAGCACCTCATTCCAGACGGGGTTGAGACTGCTACTGACCACTTTGGTCTTGTACTTGATGTGCGCCTTTTTCCTGTCGCCCATCACGACCTTCACATACGGGTCGGGAATACCAGCCTTTCGGGTGCCGCCGATATTGCACGCACCGCAGATGCACACCTCCAGACGGCCCATTGTGTAGCGcctcttttttgtgtgtcttAAGTCTAATCAAGGAGGCGTGACGCGTGACGCGTGAAGCGCCGTCCTGGAGAACAAGGGTATACTGCTCGCACACTTGTCtagcagagagagaacagagTTGGCTACCGCGCACACCTACCAGCAGAGCTAGTCCTTCgggtatatatatatatatgtgtatatatatatatacatatacatatatgtatttGTGCTGCGTGCTGGGTGACAAGAGGACAGATCAGAGATGGatgtgagagagaaggcgcgcGAGAGAAGGTGGCGAGAGTAAAAGAACCATCGGCAGCTACGACGTGTGAGCCACCGTAACGAGAGcggaaggagaagggagcACAGAAATGAACAACTGTCGTCTTTCGCTAGAGCAGCTCTTCGCTGGCAAGCCGCACAGAAGTCGCACCCACCTCCGTCATGCCTATCAGACTCGCTACTCCTTTCGCTGTAGTGGTGCACCGCGCGAGGGCCTTCCGCAACGGGCACGTGCCTTCTCATTGTAAAGCGATGATTCTGGCACCAAGTACGCAAAATGGTGCACAGACGACAGCACGGCAGTAACGCGCAAGAAAACAGCGGATTGCAACGC
This Leishmania major strain Friedlin complete genome, chromosome 31 DNA region includes the following protein-coding sequences:
- a CDS encoding putative c2 domain protein — translated: MGRLEVCICGACNIGGTRKAGIPDPYVKVVMGDRKKAHIKYKTKVVSSSLNPVWNEVLTFQVADYDSEQIVFELWNKNVIVDDLMGVYALSLNGLTRGVVSDLRVILTGTGLSSPELHLQVLAVDFGVDPQPSSMVVRSIKEYNAAAVTNPVMTATEMKKVTCADDFDSVQKPSSSEPAMGIPLQAQVAPPPQPLLQPVYNQQPTFVQQAQPYPLQPAPPVMYLQPPPPPPQVVYVQQAQPLPHPIYYQQASPPGSYYGAPQQPYQCMYGPSPI